Proteins from one Flavobacteriales bacterium genomic window:
- the nqrF gene encoding NADH:ubiquinone reductase (Na(+)-transporting) subunit F, whose amino-acid sequence MVKTIIITVAVFLVVVLVLTALLLFVKAKLSPSGKIKITINGDKVIEVDGGNTLLTTLGSEGIFLPSACGGGGTCIQCTCHVHSGGGSILPTEVPHFSRKEIANNMRLGCQVKVKEDMEIEIEEEILGIKEWEATVVSNYNVATFIKEFIVEIPEDMDYKAGGYIQIKIPACTINYKDMDITAHPQDHPGEPNKFQKDWDKFGLWPLVMKNDEEVVRAYSMASYPAEGRRIMLNVRIATPPWDRANNAWMNVNPGVASSYIFNLKEGDKAIISGPYGEFFINESDAEMLYVGGGAGMAPMRSHLYELFHTMKTGRKVTYWYGGRSRAELFYLHYFRDLEKHFPNFKFYLVLSDALPEDNWIEKKDIHDEEGDGFLGFVHNAVIDQYLSKHDSPEDIEFYFCGPPLMNQAVVKMCDDWGVPPENVRFDDFGG is encoded by the coding sequence GTTAAAGCAAAACTTTCTCCATCTGGAAAAATTAAAATTACAATTAATGGAGATAAAGTAATCGAAGTTGATGGTGGTAATACACTGTTGACGACTTTAGGTTCTGAAGGGATTTTCTTACCATCAGCTTGTGGTGGTGGAGGTACATGTATTCAGTGTACTTGTCACGTACATTCTGGAGGAGGAAGTATTCTTCCAACTGAGGTTCCTCACTTCTCTAGAAAAGAAATCGCCAATAACATGCGTCTTGGTTGCCAAGTTAAGGTAAAAGAAGACATGGAAATTGAGATTGAAGAAGAAATCTTAGGAATTAAGGAATGGGAAGCTACTGTAGTATCTAACTATAACGTAGCAACATTCATTAAAGAATTTATCGTTGAGATTCCAGAAGATATGGATTATAAAGCAGGAGGGTATATCCAAATTAAAATCCCTGCTTGTACAATCAACTATAAAGATATGGACATTACTGCCCATCCTCAAGATCATCCAGGTGAACCAAACAAATTCCAAAAAGATTGGGATAAATTTGGATTATGGCCATTAGTGATGAAAAATGATGAGGAGGTAGTTAGAGCATACTCTATGGCTTCTTACCCAGCTGAAGGAAGAAGAATTATGTTGAATGTTCGTATTGCTACTCCACCTTGGGATAGAGCGAATAATGCTTGGATGAATGTAAATCCAGGTGTAGCATCATCATATATCTTTAACTTAAAAGAAGGTGATAAAGCAATTATCTCTGGACCTTACGGAGAATTCTTTATCAACGAGTCTGATGCAGAGATGTTATATGTTGGTGGTGGAGCTGGAATGGCGCCAATGCGTTCTCACTTATATGAATTATTCCATACAATGAAAACGGGACGTAAAGTAACGTATTGGTATGGAGGACGTTCTAGAGCTGAGTTATTCTACTTACACTACTTTAGAGATTTGGAAAAACATTTCCCTAACTTTAAATTCTATTTAGTACTATCTGATGCATTACCAGAAGATAACTGGATAGAGAAAAAAGATATTCACGATGAAGAAGGAGATGGATTCTTAGGGTTTGTGCATAATGCTGTAATAGATCAGTATTTGTCAAAGCATGATTCACCTGAAGATATAGAGTTCTATTTCTGTGGACCTCCATTGATGAACCAAGCAGTTGTAAAAATGTGTGACGATTGGGGAGTACCACCTGAGAATGTAAGATTCGATGATTTTGGAGGGTAA